The following coding sequences lie in one Corynebacterium humireducens NBRC 106098 = DSM 45392 genomic window:
- a CDS encoding IS3 family transposase (programmed frameshift) — protein MPRKTYTEQFKRDAVALYESTPGATINAIASDLGVNRNSLRTWLDSFGTGTKTNANGEKVASPVAAANSARTPAEGLSDTERIRVLERENAKLREEREILRKAAKYFAEGDELVNRFRFVDDHRDFYEVKRLCEVLKINRSSYYAWKSAAPARQQRLVADAVLGAQIKTTFNAENGCYGAKRVTATINSSDGNSAGGVVVQRVNHKRTARLMRQMGLFGYTKKRRVKTTVSAKRVPKFPDLLKRRFTAAKPNTVYVGDITYLPIADGSNMYLATVIDCYSRQLTGFAIADHMRTELVEEALTMAHGARGSLDGAIFHSDHGSVYTSEQYRRLCEQFGVTQSMGAIGTSADNSLAESFNASLKREVLQDEPVFPSQLVCRRDVFRWCTRYNTKRLHSWCGYRSPNAFEAA, from the exons ATGCCACGCAAGACCTACACCGAGCAGTTCAAGCGTGACGCAGTGGCGTTGTACGAGTCGACTCCCGGAGCAACGATCAACGCGATCGCCTCCGATCTCGGAGTCAACCGCAACTCCCTGCGCACCTGGCTCGACTCCTTCGGCACCGGCACCAAAACCAACGCCAACGGCGAGAAAGTCGCCAGCCCCGTCGCCGCGGCCAACAGCGCACGCACCCCGGCTGAAGGACTCTCCGATACCGAGCGCATCCGCGTGTTGGAACGCGAAAACGCCAAGCTCCGGGAGGAACGAGAGATCCTGCGCAAGGCGGCTAAATATTTCGCGGAAG GAGACGAATTGGTGAACCGCTTCCGATTTGTTGACGACCACCGAGACTTCTACGAGGTCAAGCGGTTATGTGAGGTTCTGAAGATCAACCGGTCCTCGTACTACGCCTGGAAATCGGCTGCCCCTGCCCGCCAGCAACGCCTCGTCGCCGACGCGGTGCTGGGAGCGCAGATCAAGACCACCTTCAACGCCGAGAACGGCTGCTACGGGGCGAAACGTGTGACTGCGACTATCAACTCCAGCGACGGCAACTCCGCCGGCGGCGTTGTTGTGCAGCGGGTCAATCACAAGCGCACGGCCCGGCTGATGCGGCAGATGGGTCTGTTCGGCTACACGAAAAAACGCCGCGTGAAGACCACCGTGTCTGCGAAACGGGTTCCGAAGTTCCCGGACCTGTTGAAACGTCGGTTCACCGCAGCCAAGCCGAACACGGTCTACGTCGGCGATATCACGTACCTGCCGATCGCGGACGGGTCGAATATGTACCTGGCCACCGTTATTGATTGCTATTCGCGGCAGTTGACCGGTTTCGCGATCGCCGACCACATGCGCACCGAGTTGGTCGAAGAAGCCCTCACGATGGCCCACGGGGCCCGAGGTAGTCTTGACGGGGCGATTTTCCACTCGGATCACGGCAGTGTTTATACCTCTGAGCAGTACCGGAGGTTGTGTGAGCAGTTCGGCGTCACCCAGTCGATGGGAGCGATCGGGACGAGTGCGGATAACTCGTTGGCGGAGTCGTTCAACGCGTCACTGAAGCGGGAAGTCCTTCAGGATGAGCCTGTTTTTCCAAGTCAGCTGGTGTGCCGCCGGGATGTGTTTCGGTGGTGCACCCGGTACAACACGAAACGTTTGCACTCATGGTGCGGCTACCGCTCGCCGAATGCCTTTGAAGCCGCCTGA
- a CDS encoding bile acid:sodium symporter family protein, translating into MSAVFRSREDRSAAIAVTAFPLFILVGTAIAYLFPAPFQPWSQYITYFLMIIMFGMGLTLTIPDFREIARRPWAILLGVVAQFVIMPVAAVTVARMLGLNEALAVGLLMLGSVPGGTSSNVITFLAKGDVALSVAMTSVSTLLSPIVTPMLMLALANQRTDVDGWGMAMTLVQTVLLPVIGGLVLRYFLDKWIGLIAPVLPWISILGIGGVVFPTVANNTERLAAVGMIVFFAVLLHNVFGYLLGYVTGKLFRLPESNNRTMAVEVGTQSAGLASGMSAKFFSPEAALPGAVAAVLHNITGAVYAAAARRFPLPEEQNRTRVVEEKVSVS; encoded by the coding sequence ATGTCTGCCGTGTTCCGCTCCCGCGAGGACCGCTCCGCCGCCATCGCCGTGACGGCCTTCCCCCTGTTCATCCTCGTCGGCACCGCCATCGCCTACCTCTTCCCGGCGCCGTTCCAGCCGTGGTCGCAGTACATCACGTACTTCCTCATGATCATCATGTTCGGCATGGGCCTGACCCTGACTATCCCGGACTTCCGGGAGATCGCCCGCCGACCGTGGGCCATCCTCCTCGGCGTGGTGGCGCAGTTCGTCATCATGCCCGTCGCCGCCGTCACTGTGGCCCGCATGCTGGGCCTCAATGAGGCGCTGGCCGTCGGTCTGCTCATGCTCGGCTCCGTGCCGGGCGGTACCTCATCCAACGTCATCACCTTCCTGGCCAAGGGCGACGTCGCCCTGTCCGTGGCGATGACCTCAGTGTCGACCCTGCTGTCGCCGATCGTCACCCCGATGCTCATGCTCGCCCTGGCGAACCAGCGCACCGACGTCGACGGCTGGGGCATGGCGATGACGCTGGTCCAGACCGTGCTGCTCCCCGTTATCGGTGGCCTCGTCCTGCGCTACTTCCTGGACAAGTGGATCGGCCTCATCGCCCCTGTTCTGCCGTGGATCTCCATCCTCGGCATCGGCGGCGTCGTCTTCCCGACCGTGGCCAACAACACCGAGCGCCTCGCCGCCGTCGGCATGATCGTCTTCTTCGCCGTGCTCCTGCACAATGTCTTCGGCTACCTGCTGGGCTATGTCACCGGCAAGCTCTTCCGCCTGCCGGAGTCCAACAACCGCACCATGGCGGTTGAGGTGGGTACCCAGTCCGCCGGACTCGCCTCCGGTATGTCCGCCAAGTTCTTCAGCCCCGAGGCCGCCCTCCCGGGTGCCGTCGCCGCCGTCCTCCACAACATCACAGGCGCGGTCTACGCCGCGGCCGCCCGCCGTTTCCCGCTCCCGGAGGAACAGAATCGCACCAGGGTTGTTGAAGAGAAGGTGTCCGTCTCGTAG
- a CDS encoding alpha/beta fold hydrolase — protein sequence MYSAVTVRDHTLTVPWYEGETIEVFCREISRDDTLPPLLFLQGGPGYPARPSFDGWLSEALTDHRVFLLDQRGTGRSTRIDRHGDPTLLDATHLAHLRASDIVADAEAFRGHLGIERWDVLGQSFGGFCTTTYLSQHPDAIRYAYLTGGLPGFGPAEEVYHATYSKLAARHEQFYRSVPWAEARIREICHHLDNSDERLPTGERLSSRRFRTIGIELGRGAGFENLAMLLDAPFHHVRGEKRLRGDTLADLSGRLSFESAPLYAAIHETIYPGVPAWAAHRVREEVEGFGEDLDPVRAERFHLTGEHIYPWLFEEDPALRDFRGAAEDLAARDWEPQYDAAALGEATAVCAAAVYRDDIFVPRELSLETAAHFRDLRVWETADHQHDGLRADGARILRHLMKMVRS from the coding sequence ATGTACAGTGCCGTCACCGTCCGCGACCACACTCTCACCGTCCCCTGGTACGAGGGGGAGACCATCGAGGTGTTCTGCCGCGAGATCTCCCGCGATGACACCCTGCCGCCGTTGCTCTTCCTCCAGGGCGGCCCCGGCTACCCCGCCCGCCCCTCGTTCGACGGCTGGCTTTCCGAGGCGCTCACCGATCACCGCGTCTTCCTCCTCGATCAGCGCGGCACCGGCCGTTCCACACGCATCGACCGCCACGGCGACCCCACGCTTCTCGACGCCACCCACCTCGCCCATCTCCGGGCCAGCGACATCGTCGCCGACGCCGAGGCCTTCCGCGGGCACCTGGGCATCGAGCGCTGGGACGTCCTCGGCCAGTCCTTCGGCGGTTTCTGCACCACCACCTACCTCTCGCAGCACCCCGACGCGATCCGTTACGCCTACCTCACCGGAGGACTCCCCGGCTTCGGTCCCGCCGAGGAGGTCTACCACGCGACCTACAGCAAGCTCGCCGCCCGCCACGAACAGTTCTACAGGTCGGTGCCCTGGGCGGAGGCGCGAATCCGCGAGATCTGCCACCACCTCGACAACTCCGACGAACGTCTGCCCACCGGTGAGCGACTGAGCTCCCGCCGCTTCCGCACCATCGGCATTGAGCTGGGGCGCGGGGCGGGATTCGAGAACCTCGCGATGCTTCTCGACGCCCCTTTCCACCACGTCCGCGGCGAGAAGCGCCTCCGTGGCGACACCCTGGCCGACCTCAGTGGGCGCCTGTCCTTCGAGTCGGCCCCACTCTACGCCGCCATCCACGAGACCATCTACCCGGGCGTGCCCGCGTGGGCGGCGCACCGCGTCCGCGAGGAGGTCGAGGGCTTCGGGGAGGACCTCGACCCCGTCCGCGCCGAACGTTTCCACCTCACCGGTGAACACATCTACCCCTGGCTCTTCGAGGAGGACCCTGCCCTCCGCGACTTCCGCGGGGCAGCCGAGGACCTGGCGGCACGCGACTGGGAGCCACAGTACGACGCGGCCGCACTCGGGGAAGCGACGGCCGTGTGCGCAGCCGCCGTCTACCGAGACGACATCTTCGTCCCCCGCGAACTCTCTCTGGAGACCGCCGCCCACTTCCGCGACCTGCGCGTCTGGGAGACCGCCGATCACCAGCATGACGGGCTGCGGGCCGACGGTGCCCGCATCCTGCGTCACCTCATGAAAATGGTGCGTTCATAA
- a CDS encoding aldose epimerase: MDDLLTVGRMRICPAGAHVTSTDTDLGELFYLSSTSGFPIRGGIPVIAPAFADLLPDAPRHGWARTSDWRVTTDSRSFTATLSEEGLGLTLSGHELADGLRITLTMSNDSGEDRVVQMGFHPYFLVADVRTVRLHGLDGVTVTDRLTGAESTQAGEVRIDAPFDRIFHASREVRIDDGERVITVASEGADSVVVWNPGEADMKDVGPGEWSRFVCVEPAVLGADLRGVTLPAGEDLTLAMTVTVSPS, translated from the coding sequence ATGGACGACCTGTTGACCGTCGGCCGGATGCGCATCTGCCCCGCCGGCGCCCATGTGACCAGCACCGACACCGATCTCGGGGAGTTGTTCTACCTCTCCTCCACGAGTGGTTTCCCGATCCGCGGCGGCATTCCCGTCATCGCGCCGGCGTTCGCGGACCTGCTTCCCGACGCCCCGCGTCACGGCTGGGCCCGCACCTCCGACTGGCGGGTGACCACGGATTCGCGGAGTTTCACGGCGACGCTCTCCGAGGAGGGACTGGGGCTCACGCTCAGCGGCCATGAGCTGGCCGACGGCCTGCGCATCACCCTGACCATGAGCAACGACTCCGGGGAGGACCGAGTCGTGCAGATGGGCTTCCACCCCTATTTCCTGGTCGCCGACGTGCGCACGGTGCGCCTGCACGGCCTCGACGGCGTCACGGTCACCGACCGCCTCACCGGCGCGGAGTCCACCCAGGCCGGTGAGGTGCGTATCGACGCCCCCTTCGACCGCATCTTCCACGCCTCCCGGGAGGTGCGTATCGACGACGGCGAGCGCGTCATCACCGTGGCCTCCGAGGGCGCGGACTCGGTCGTGGTCTGGAATCCCGGAGAGGCCGACATGAAGGATGTCGGCCCCGGGGAGTGGAGTCGTTTCGTGTGCGTCGAGCCCGCGGTCCTCGGTGCGGACCTGCGGGGTGTGACACTGCCGGCAGGTGAGGATCTCACCCTGGCGATGACGGTGACCGTCAGCCCTTCCTGA
- a CDS encoding YeeE/YedE thiosulfate transporter family protein: protein MILTGLAVGAVLGVVMQRGRFCVTGMLRDIFLQRSWRTIVALFIVISVHALGVAALTSAGVIAPKENAFAPLAVTVGGFVFGLGIILAGGCASGTWFRSAEGLIGSWIALVFYALSASAMQTGALNWLNVGMKSVDSGLTTLPATFGVSAWFFAVPLAVGTALAARHYLATEKKAARLDVPLWKRPLHLYTAGALVGLIGVIAWPLSAAAGRNSGLGITGPTGNVANFIVTGDVERVDWGVMLVLGLFIGAFAAAKATGEFRLRVPDATTATRAVIGGSMMGVGAALAGGCTVGNGMVQTALFSYQGWVALLFIALGVGAGAKIWLKPAAAPAPAPTSAEDAVLDTTPLTPAFQVATGAVALKTAPRVTKAQPIAEGRYALDQMGAVCPFPLIETRDVLNSLETGEELVIDFDCTQGTETIPQWAAENGHDVTDFHATGDASWQITIRKG from the coding sequence ATGATCCTCACCGGTCTGGCCGTGGGCGCAGTCCTCGGCGTCGTCATGCAACGCGGACGGTTCTGTGTCACGGGCATGCTCCGCGACATCTTCCTGCAGAGGTCCTGGCGCACCATCGTGGCGCTGTTCATCGTCATCTCCGTGCACGCACTCGGCGTCGCCGCGCTCACCAGCGCCGGAGTCATCGCCCCGAAGGAGAACGCCTTCGCCCCGCTCGCCGTCACCGTCGGCGGCTTCGTCTTCGGCCTGGGCATCATCCTGGCCGGCGGCTGCGCATCCGGAACGTGGTTCCGGTCCGCGGAGGGACTCATCGGCTCCTGGATCGCGCTCGTCTTCTACGCCCTGTCCGCCTCCGCCATGCAGACCGGTGCGCTCAACTGGCTCAACGTCGGCATGAAGTCCGTCGACTCCGGCCTGACCACCCTGCCCGCCACCTTCGGCGTCTCCGCCTGGTTCTTCGCCGTCCCCCTGGCCGTCGGCACCGCCCTGGCCGCCCGCCACTACCTGGCCACCGAGAAGAAGGCCGCGCGTCTCGACGTCCCCCTGTGGAAGCGCCCCCTGCACCTCTACACCGCAGGTGCCCTCGTCGGACTCATCGGCGTCATCGCCTGGCCGCTGTCCGCCGCCGCCGGCCGCAACTCCGGTCTGGGAATCACCGGTCCGACCGGCAACGTCGCCAACTTCATCGTCACCGGCGACGTCGAGCGTGTCGACTGGGGGGTCATGCTCGTCCTCGGCCTGTTCATCGGCGCCTTCGCCGCCGCCAAGGCCACCGGCGAGTTCCGCCTGCGCGTCCCCGACGCCACCACCGCCACCCGCGCCGTCATCGGCGGCAGCATGATGGGTGTCGGCGCCGCCCTGGCCGGTGGCTGCACCGTCGGCAACGGCATGGTCCAGACCGCCCTCTTCAGCTACCAGGGCTGGGTCGCCCTGCTGTTCATCGCCCTCGGCGTCGGCGCCGGCGCGAAGATCTGGCTCAAGCCGGCCGCTGCTCCGGCCCCGGCCCCCACCTCCGCCGAGGACGCCGTCCTCGACACCACCCCGCTGACCCCGGCCTTCCAGGTCGCCACCGGCGCCGTCGCCCTCAAGACCGCCCCGCGCGTGACCAAGGCCCAGCCGATCGCCGAGGGCCGTTACGCCCTCGACCAGATGGGTGCCGTGTGCCCCTTCCCGCTCATCGAGACCAGGGACGTGCTCAACTCCCTGGAGACCGGCGAGGAACTGGTCATCGACTTCGACTGCACCCAGGGCACCGAGACCATCCCGCAGTGGGCCGCCGAGAACGGCCACGACGTCACCGACTTCCACGCCACCGGCGACGCCTCCTGGCAGATCACCATCAGGAAGGGCTGA
- a CDS encoding FUSC family protein, whose amino-acid sequence MIETLPPRPSPWQLFTAFHSPGPRWPGALRAGLAMGLPGTLALLLGLEAELLLIAAGSFTVIHGEGYAYRARWKVLLTAGAFFITGAVAGAFVGTVVWGQIEAGATRWWLLLTVIFSTTIAGFGVFIANALRLPPPGPWFILLVAGASTMTYRLGLNPVEVGAWAGVGVLSSLLVGMAPALVNPHGPEQKAVRVLEDTVADIDGDMSVAKLHQAQTALTNAWFMLADAGAIHAGRIVDSSGLAERTLAAQLKLAGTDSRAVDEISDNKNLIDVDRARVPHFRPSVSYRLYRSVHPDSHAMMTASRVVLACLGAGVTSVSLGFDRPDWAIVSALLILQWGPDRIPGTVRGVHRFLGSVLGVVLFGGLHLLGVHGWSLMLALSVCLFFAEIFVTRNYALTVIFTTPVALMLGGALDVDLDVTMTERVIEIVFSVVFALVLLWLYRPDAEPAHHLRLQRRCRRAMSSLLGALLTATPDQTLELRRDLQYELLSERRAAQSLARNNPDIAEERWNEHLGLQRAGYALLDYCEAHGDLRLPIGDIQAVAERIEAHHE is encoded by the coding sequence ATGATCGAGACGCTCCCACCACGGCCCAGCCCCTGGCAGCTGTTCACGGCCTTCCACTCCCCCGGTCCCCGCTGGCCGGGTGCGCTGCGCGCCGGGCTGGCGATGGGACTGCCGGGCACCCTCGCGCTGCTCCTGGGGCTCGAGGCGGAGCTGCTGCTGATCGCCGCCGGCTCGTTCACCGTCATCCACGGCGAGGGGTACGCCTACCGCGCCCGGTGGAAGGTGCTGCTCACGGCGGGTGCCTTCTTCATCACGGGGGCGGTGGCCGGCGCCTTCGTGGGCACCGTGGTGTGGGGGCAGATCGAGGCCGGGGCGACGCGCTGGTGGCTGCTGCTCACCGTCATCTTCTCCACGACGATCGCGGGATTCGGCGTCTTCATCGCGAACGCGCTCCGACTGCCACCGCCCGGGCCGTGGTTCATCCTGCTCGTCGCGGGAGCCTCGACCATGACCTACCGCCTGGGGCTCAACCCGGTGGAGGTCGGCGCCTGGGCGGGCGTCGGCGTGCTCAGTTCCCTGCTCGTCGGCATGGCCCCGGCCCTGGTCAACCCGCACGGCCCGGAGCAGAAGGCCGTGCGGGTGCTGGAGGACACGGTGGCGGACATTGACGGCGACATGAGCGTCGCCAAGCTGCACCAGGCGCAGACGGCGCTGACCAACGCCTGGTTCATGCTCGCCGACGCGGGGGCCATCCACGCCGGACGCATCGTCGACTCCTCCGGTCTGGCGGAACGCACCCTCGCCGCGCAGCTCAAGCTCGCGGGCACCGACAGCCGCGCGGTCGACGAGATCTCCGACAACAAGAACCTCATCGACGTGGACCGGGCCCGGGTGCCGCACTTCCGGCCGTCGGTGAGCTACCGCCTGTACCGGTCGGTCCACCCCGACAGCCACGCCATGATGACCGCCTCGCGGGTCGTGCTCGCCTGCCTCGGCGCAGGCGTCACGAGCGTCAGCCTCGGTTTCGACCGTCCCGACTGGGCGATCGTCTCCGCGCTGCTCATCCTGCAGTGGGGGCCAGACCGCATCCCCGGCACGGTCCGCGGCGTGCACCGCTTCCTGGGGTCGGTGCTCGGCGTGGTGCTCTTCGGCGGGCTCCACCTGCTCGGCGTGCACGGCTGGTCGCTGATGCTCGCGCTGTCGGTGTGCCTGTTCTTCGCGGAGATCTTCGTCACCCGCAACTACGCGCTGACCGTCATCTTCACCACCCCGGTCGCGCTCATGCTCGGCGGCGCCCTCGACGTCGACCTCGACGTGACGATGACCGAGCGTGTCATCGAGATCGTGTTCTCCGTCGTCTTCGCCCTCGTCCTCCTGTGGCTCTACCGCCCGGACGCCGAGCCCGCCCACCATCTGCGCCTGCAGCGACGCTGCCGCCGCGCCATGAGCTCCCTGCTCGGGGCGCTGCTCACCGCCACCCCGGACCAGACGCTCGAGCTGCGCCGCGACCTGCAGTACGAGCTGCTCAGCGAACGTCGCGCCGCCCAGTCCCTGGCCCGCAACAACCCCGACATCGCCGAGGAACGCTGGAACGAGCACCTCGGGCTGCAGCGCGCGGGTTACGCCCTCCTCGACTACTGCGAGGCCCACGGCGACCTCCGCCTGCCCATCGGCGACATCCAGGCCGTCGCGGAGAGGATCGAGGCCCACCATGAATGA
- a CDS encoding FUSC family protein produces the protein MNEPLPPRLGFWDLFTAVHSPGTRWPGALRAALALALPGSVALLLGHDAEMLLIAAGGFTVIYGEGHPVRTRWRVMVVAGLLLVTGTVAGAFVGSVVWEQGGRWWLLLAALFTAGVAAVGAFVQNALRLPPPGSFFIVMVTGGATMVARLGLNPLEVGAWAGVGALSGLVLGMTSGRKAEHRAVDTLEKAVEDFAAGEASVAKLHQARTALSHAWNMLADAGVIRAGRIIDESRGDLVRRTLTAHRRLAALNTPPDDPEELTDTPNFIDLTRTAIPHTRPSISYRLYGSLHRHSHATTTAWKVFAAALAAAVLGIALGFDRPDWAIVSALLILQWGPESLPGTIRGLHRLLGSVLGIGLFTVLHLLELNLWGLLLALAVCQFFAEIFVVRNYVLCVIFTTPLALMMGNALALPLGETVVSRTTEVLLSVVFAVALLWVGLRDPENHARLMQRSREAMMTLLGALLADTPDRALAQRRDLQFELLGERRAAQSLAANLPDAAAARWNEHLALQSAGYALLDRCNAQPGTRLPIGDIQAVADRLS, from the coding sequence ATGAATGAGCCCCTGCCCCCGCGGCTCGGCTTCTGGGACCTGTTCACGGCGGTGCACTCCCCCGGCACCCGCTGGCCCGGCGCGCTGCGGGCGGCCCTGGCGCTGGCGCTGCCCGGTTCGGTCGCGCTGCTGCTCGGTCACGACGCCGAGATGCTGCTCATCGCCGCGGGCGGATTCACCGTCATCTACGGCGAGGGACATCCGGTGCGCACCCGGTGGCGGGTCATGGTCGTCGCCGGGCTCCTGCTGGTGACGGGCACGGTGGCGGGCGCGTTCGTCGGTTCGGTGGTATGGGAGCAGGGCGGCCGCTGGTGGCTGCTGCTCGCCGCCCTGTTCACCGCGGGCGTCGCCGCCGTGGGCGCCTTCGTGCAGAACGCCCTGCGCCTGCCCCCGCCGGGTAGCTTCTTCATCGTCATGGTCACCGGCGGCGCGACGATGGTGGCCCGCCTCGGCCTCAACCCTCTGGAGGTCGGCGCGTGGGCCGGCGTCGGCGCCCTGAGCGGCCTCGTCCTCGGCATGACCTCCGGCCGGAAGGCGGAGCACCGGGCGGTGGACACCCTGGAGAAGGCGGTGGAGGACTTCGCGGCGGGCGAGGCCAGCGTCGCCAAGCTTCACCAGGCCCGCACCGCCTTGTCCCACGCCTGGAACATGCTCGCCGACGCCGGCGTGATCCGCGCCGGACGCATCATCGACGAGTCCCGCGGTGACCTGGTCCGCCGGACGCTCACCGCGCACCGGCGGCTCGCGGCCCTCAACACCCCGCCCGACGACCCCGAGGAGCTGACCGACACCCCGAACTTCATCGACCTGACGCGGACGGCGATCCCGCACACGCGGCCGTCGATAAGCTACCGCCTCTACGGCTCCCTCCACCGGCACAGCCACGCGACGACGACCGCGTGGAAGGTCTTCGCCGCGGCCCTGGCGGCCGCCGTCCTCGGCATCGCGCTCGGCTTCGACCGTCCGGACTGGGCGATCGTGTCGGCGCTGCTCATCCTGCAGTGGGGGCCGGAGAGCCTGCCGGGCACGATCCGTGGGCTCCACCGGCTGCTGGGGTCCGTGCTGGGCATCGGCCTGTTCACCGTCCTGCACCTGCTCGAGCTCAACCTGTGGGGGCTGCTGCTCGCGCTGGCGGTGTGCCAGTTCTTCGCCGAGATCTTCGTGGTGCGCAACTACGTCCTGTGCGTCATCTTCACCACTCCCCTGGCGCTGATGATGGGCAACGCGCTGGCGCTGCCGCTCGGCGAGACGGTCGTCTCCCGCACGACCGAGGTGCTGCTCTCGGTGGTCTTCGCGGTGGCCCTGCTGTGGGTCGGTCTGCGTGACCCCGAGAACCACGCCCGCCTGATGCAGCGCAGCCGCGAGGCGATGATGACGCTGCTCGGCGCGCTCCTGGCGGACACCCCGGACCGCGCCCTCGCGCAGCGCCGTGACCTGCAGTTCGAGCTGCTCGGTGAGCGACGGGCGGCGCAGTCCCTGGCCGCCAACCTCCCGGATGCGGCCGCCGCCCGCTGGAATGAGCACCTCGCACTGCAGAGCGCGGGCTACGCGCTGCTCGACCGGTGCAACGCCCAGCCCGGCACGCGGCTGCCCATCGGCGACATCCAGGCCGTCGCCGACCGGCTCAGCTGA
- a CDS encoding metallophosphoesterase family protein translates to MSVWLTSDLHLGHQFIARLRGFSTVEEHDDAVLEGIRNLPVGNRLWILGDLSRGSSEDERRALQLLKIHGAHLEMHLIPGNHDSCHPIHRSAHKTQRMFLEVFHSVQAYQKLKWEGRNVYLNHFPRPGMDHPGMPSRHDEVRLEAEWIVHGHLHSRDPDTGEGLVDVGQDAWGMKPARQDAVQRILFS, encoded by the coding sequence ATGAGCGTGTGGCTGACCTCCGACCTGCACCTCGGGCACCAGTTCATCGCCCGGCTGCGGGGATTCAGCACCGTCGAGGAGCACGATGACGCGGTGCTCGAGGGGATCCGCAACCTGCCCGTCGGCAACCGCCTCTGGATCCTCGGGGACCTCTCCCGTGGTTCCTCGGAGGATGAGCGCCGGGCGCTGCAGCTGCTGAAGATCCACGGTGCCCACCTGGAGATGCACCTCATCCCCGGCAACCACGACTCGTGCCACCCGATCCACCGGTCGGCGCACAAGACGCAGCGGATGTTCCTCGAGGTGTTCCACTCGGTGCAGGCGTACCAGAAACTCAAGTGGGAGGGGCGCAACGTCTACCTCAACCACTTCCCGCGTCCCGGCATGGACCACCCGGGCATGCCCTCGCGGCACGACGAGGTGCGCCTGGAGGCCGAGTGGATCGTCCACGGCCACCTGCACTCCCGCGACCCGGACACGGGCGAGGGGCTGGTCGACGTCGGCCAGGACGCCTGGGGAATGAAGCCGGCGCGTCAGGACGCGGTCCAGCGGATCCTGTTCAGCTGA
- a CDS encoding DsbA family oxidoreductase, whose product MRIDIWSDYICPFCTVGERHLNLALEEFAGRDDVEIVWRSFQLDPEAPHESTGNALDYLTRVKGMSEEQVVAMNDGLAARAAQVGLDFNWRESHMVNTMTAHRLGVLAREDDRGVEWDELVKRAYFTQGRNIADHDELRSLAAEVGLRPQDVESVLADESAYSQEVMADIAEARRIGVQGVPFFVFDGRLAVSGAQPVEVFTRALEQIAAGE is encoded by the coding sequence ATGCGCATCGACATCTGGTCCGACTACATCTGCCCCTTCTGCACCGTCGGCGAGCGGCACCTCAACCTCGCCCTGGAGGAGTTCGCCGGACGCGATGACGTGGAGATCGTGTGGCGCAGCTTCCAGCTCGACCCCGAGGCTCCCCACGAGTCCACCGGCAACGCACTGGACTACCTCACGCGCGTCAAGGGCATGAGCGAGGAACAGGTCGTCGCCATGAACGACGGCCTCGCCGCCCGCGCCGCGCAGGTCGGCCTGGACTTCAACTGGCGGGAGTCGCACATGGTCAACACCATGACCGCCCACCGCCTCGGCGTCCTGGCACGGGAGGACGACCGCGGGGTCGAGTGGGACGAACTGGTCAAGCGCGCCTACTTCACGCAGGGCCGCAACATCGCCGACCATGACGAGCTACGCTCCCTGGCCGCGGAGGTCGGCCTCCGCCCGCAGGACGTCGAGTCGGTGCTCGCCGACGAGTCCGCCTACTCGCAGGAGGTCATGGCCGACATCGCCGAGGCGCGCCGCATCGGTGTGCAGGGCGTGCCGTTCTTCGTGTTCGACGGTCGCCTGGCGGTCTCCGGGGCGCAGCCCGTCGAGGTGTTCACCCGGGCCCTGGAGCAGATCGCGGCGGGTGAGTGA
- a CDS encoding YoaK family protein, which translates to MLQRYTAGEKNLAVSFAFIAGFVDSIGFIFLGGVFLSFMSGNTTRIAAATVDGKPDLAWLAGSAVIFFLLGVMEGALVRRLAKRRVRPDQVREVVMINMCVLFTLSALLVLLGAPRAAIIVASLGIGSMNSIFEREGEVSIPLTYMTGTLVKMGQRFVDAFFGGSHREWLGHLKMWAGLTTGAFTGALVYRYLGIQSLYVVALLTWAVTGVALGLRMWARRHAIGSVVKVKVDPY; encoded by the coding sequence GTGTTGCAGCGTTACACCGCCGGTGAGAAGAATCTGGCGGTGAGCTTCGCGTTCATCGCCGGTTTCGTCGACTCCATCGGCTTCATATTCCTCGGTGGCGTGTTCCTGTCGTTCATGTCGGGTAACACCACCCGCATCGCCGCGGCCACGGTCGACGGCAAACCCGACCTGGCGTGGCTCGCGGGTTCCGCGGTGATCTTCTTCCTCCTCGGCGTCATGGAGGGCGCGCTCGTCCGGCGCCTGGCCAAACGCCGGGTGCGGCCGGACCAGGTCCGCGAGGTCGTCATGATCAACATGTGCGTCCTGTTCACGCTGTCCGCCCTGCTCGTCCTGCTCGGTGCACCGCGCGCCGCCATCATCGTCGCCTCCCTCGGCATCGGCTCGATGAACTCGATCTTCGAACGGGAGGGCGAGGTGTCCATCCCGCTGACCTACATGACGGGCACCCTGGTGAAGATGGGCCAGCGTTTCGTCGACGCCTTCTTCGGCGGCTCCCACCGGGAGTGGCTGGGGCACCTGAAGATGTGGGCGGGCCTGACCACGGGCGCCTTCACGGGTGCGCTGGTCTACCGCTACCTGGGCATCCAGTCGCTGTACGTGGTGGCCCTGCTCACGTGGGCGGTCACGGGCGTCGCCCTGGGCCTGCGCATGTGGGCGCGCCGCCACGCGATCGGCTCCGTGGTGAAGGTCAAGGTCGACCCCTACTAG